atgagaccttactagtgttcgatcagatttagaacgactggccctccacccactctctaggcgtcttttccggcgcttcatctctttcagctcctcagaataccagggAGCCAGtcgagaccgacgccgggtcagaggccgcaaaggcacgacgcgatccaaagccccagctgccgtcctttcccaggcggcgactagttcttcaggcaagccgtgagctagatcctcgggaaatggcccaagctccgtcaggaacctctccgggtccatcaggcgcctgggacggaaccaacgagtcgGCCCCGTCACCCTGCGGCGAGGGTTGGCGGTTTGAAAGTCCAGACGTAGGagcgaatgatccgaccatgacaggggtttgatgATTAaatccctaattctagatcaaatCCCCTAATTCTTAATCAAAACTTCTGTGATGCTCATAGCTTTTGCACTACCGCTGAGCTCTTGCCTCTCTCTCTTCCCGTTGAGCACTGCCCCTGAGTTCTCCCATCTTTCCACCTAGGAAGCCAAGGCCAAGCAAGAGAAATTGTCGGCTCAGTTTATGAACGATATTGAGATGGCCAAAGCCCACCGAGATTTTGAGCTGAAAAAGGCTACTTACGACATCGAGGTGAACACACGGAAAGCAGAATCGGACCTGGCCTATCAGCTCCAGGTGAGCTACCCACCATGCAGCCAGTCAAGGGGATCGGCGGATGGCGGAGACAGAATAAGTCATAGCCTATTTTATTCTCAAATGAAACATGCGCAGAAAAATGTTTGCGATTCCTGCCCCTGGGCTTGGTCACATCCTtcatttagagcagggctgtccaaccatggcaactttaagtcttgtggacttcaactcccagaattccccagccagcatggggaagacTTGTGATGGGGAAGACTTAGAGCTGATGATTATGCcctagacctgtggacttcaactcccagaactccccagccagcaaggttgGACAGCCCTCGTCTAGAGCATCATCAGCTCTAAATCTGCCGGATGTTGACATACTGAGCCATGAACAAGCTTCACCAGGAAGTTTCTGAACACTTCAgagcggtggtgggattcaaataatttaacagcctgTTCTCTtctctaatgaccggctgggtgggcgtggccatggtgggtgtggccagggtgtgtgacaggcagcaccccACTGGGAGCAAAAACGTCATGGGGGAGAGCCCCCACCCCCTGTGGTCATTTTTGGCCCTAATAGGCCTCCCTGTAGCCTCCTGGAAGCGAAAATGGGCCACAAGGGGcgctcccattttgggcctaagaggcttccctgcagcctcctgggagtgaaaatgggctgcaggggaaCGCTACAcccccctgcaccccgttttgggcttaggaggcctccctgcacttacctgggagccaaaatggggcgcgtggggactcctggaaggggcagggaggggaggggtggagccAGACAGCAATTAGCCTACCAGTTcacacgaaccggctgaatcccatcactgcttcagAGTGTTTTTCTGTATCCTTCACTCAGGTGGCCAAGACCAAGCAGAAAATTGAAGAGGAGAAGATGCAAGTCTTGGTGGTGGAGCGAACTCAGCAGATTCAGATCCAAGAACAGGAGATGATCCGTAAGGAACGGGAGCTGGAGGCCCAGGTTAAGAAACCAGCCGAAGCAGAACGTTACCGCTTGGAGAAATTAGCCGAGGCTGAAAGGTATGGGCGTTAGACTCCCATGTccccctcttttttcctccctgtcCAGAATCTGCTCCtatcctcctcttttttcctccctgtcCAGAATCTGCTCCtatcctcctcttttttccttcccgtCCAGAATCTGCTCCTAtccccctcttttttccttcctgacCAGAATCTGCTGTTATTCATCATAGAAAAGCACTTTTCAAGGAGGAAACTGATACTGGCTATACCCCTTTAGAGTACagggaatccttgacttataaccataattgagccaaaaatttctgctgctaagtgaaacgtttgctaagtgaattttgccccattttacgaccttccttgccacggttgttaagtgaatctggcttccccattgattttgcttgtcagaaagtcgtaaaaggtgatcacgtgactcccCGTGACGCTGCAACcgacataaacatgagtcagttgccaagcatctgaattttgatcacggggatgctgcagctgttgtaagtgtgaaaaatggtcgtaaatcacttttttcagtgctgtcgtaactttgggcggtccctaaatgaactgttgtaagccgagggctacctgtaaagcTGGAAGGTTAAATAATGGAACGACTCTCCACAAAAATAACACAGatggtccttgagttatgaccataatggaacttgtctggtcattaagcaaaccagtgGTTTTTAACGGGGGCTGTTTTTGCCAAAAGCCCAAAGTaaatttcatgtatttatttttggcAAAACTGGTATAATGCAGTCGGGTGACCACAGTTCACTGTAAACTGCTATAAATGTGACTTGAATGCTGCATGTCAGGGGGTGTAACTGTAGGGGGTGTCAATGGGCAACTGTCAGAATTTCAAATCCGGGTTGTAGGTTCCCCACAGATACGTCTGTCCAAGCTTCGAACGGCCACTAAGCGACTAGACTACCTGTGCTCCCCACTCACCTGCGATGCGTAATCTGAAAGAGTAGAATCCCAAATCCCAAAATATCTCGTCGTACTAAGCGCTGATGTATCTGGGCAGTGCAGAGAACTGACCTGTGGCAAAGCTATCCTTGGACTGCACCGTTTGAGAATGAATTCTCAATGAGAATGAATTGAGAatgaataaggggcgtgcataagagcacaaaagtgcctaccgttcctgtcctattgttcccttcattatatcaaattaacatagctgttgcatacttttacttatatatacatatttttctttcatgatgtgttgtttttatttatgacgatgtttgtgtatactgttgtgacaaaaataaaataaaattcatttaagGATGGTTTGTGTGGCTGAACGCTTAATTTTCAATCACATATCTCAGGATTCCTGCCCAGCGATGCAGCGTGTCAGGAAGACACAGCGCTCTTGTTGAGATACTTTTTCTAACTCCAAAACTCTTTTTAGAACCCTGTAGCCttggagcaaggggttggactacaagacctccaaggttccttccaactctgtttcttcTCTTCCCTATTTCAGATAGAATCAGGGTGAGTTTATACTGACTGTTTACAGGCCAGATGCCCTTCTCAGACACCATAAGTGAACTATTCATTCACATCAGATATATATTTTCTCtgcaccctaggagagaaacatctgccactacctaggattgaactctcaaccttccgagtgggaggcgaGCGTCTTCACCACTAAACCACCAGGTCTAATTTTCATCCTTTGGAACACCGTTCAGTCCCGTTCTGCGATTGTCAGCCCATAAATTTCCCATTCTTTTgcctcaaaaggcaactgaactgttgttgttttttcctggagAAAGACAGTTATTTTTgtttctgagggggaaaaaaaaccagtccagttgccttttgaaaaaagcatctttgagacaattgtagatgactgagaatctccacaaatATTCCTTATCCTTTGCTGTTTGATGCGGACAAGACTTCCCAGCATGGCTTCCACGCTTGTAATCCTTTTTGATTTCCTGCAACTAACTCTCCACCTGAAAACCAGGGATGGGTTACCATGCTgggccctagaacaggggtctccaatcttggcaactttaagacttgtgaacttcaactcccagagttcctcagccagctttgctgggagttgaagtccacaagtcttaaagttgccaaggttggagaccctgccctAGAATAATAAGCTGTTTTCTTGCTCTAGGTTTGCCACCTCAAATTACTCTTAAACCCTGtcgtattttaacttactgcacctgtgtatcgtttgccaattgcacagtggcagataggacagcactccagagagtTAACGTCATtgtccagaggatcattggttgccctctcccctctttggaagagctttataactcccgctgccttaagaaaggtcAAAACAGTCTTAGAGATCCATCTCattctgggcaccctttttttgaactattaccatctggcagatggtacaggacaataaaaacaaagacaaataggctgaaaaacagcttctatcccagggcaataactatattgaattctactgtataatgCGACACTAATGCAATATCAGAGGTTttcaatttaccatatttttcggattataagacgcaccagagtataaggcggagcaagattttgaagaggaaaacaagaaaaaaaaagtttttggcctccgtatgtcgcgtttttgccctccccgtcccccaggagcactctacaggcctcccaaatcctctgcgCATCCAGTTTTGAAAAAAATGGGACGCACAGAGGGGTTGGGAggccctgcagagtgctcctgggggtggcgaggggcctcccaaaccctctgcacatcccatttttgtgaaaaacgggcctgttttggcctcccaacccccccatgcatcccatttttgccctccccagcccccaggagcactctgcaggcctcccaaaccctctgtgcattctATTTTTTCAAAAAACGGGCCTTGTTTTGGCGAAAACAGGATGTGCAGGctggggtttcaggaggccaaaaatggctgtaattTGGTGCATAAGAccgaagtgtgtcttatattccaaaaagtacggtaattgtttagaatgtgaaggatgtgtgtttttgttttatttttatagtctttttttatgtataatgacgatggcatttaatttcattgtacgaggtgtattctattcaattcaattcctggTCTTGCCCTccattttgggaggccaaaagtGACCTTTGACTGTTGGATGCTGGGCAGACCATGTCCCTGTTTTCTTCCCAAACAGGACTCAGCTCATCATGCAAGCGGAGGCCGAGGCAGAAGCCATCCGGGTGAGCCATTTCTTCTTCTCTACCTCACGGGAACGAAGAGCAGGAAGAGGTGGACGAGAAGCTTAGCTTACCCTGAAATCCCGTTGTCGTTTTTTAGGTGAAGGGCGAGGCTCAGGCGTACGCAGTTGAGGCCAAAGCCCGGGCTGACGCCGAGCAGATGTCGAAGAAGGCAGAAGCTTTTAAGCAGTATCAAGAGGTTGCCATGGTGGACATGCTTTTGGAGAAGCTTCCAGAGGTAAGCACGTCCTCTTTGTGTAATCccaaggagaaaagaagggagatggaagtgccaaaggtgctttttaaggaggcaactggactttcttatttttttcttcttctgaagacgtttcgcttctcatccaagaagcttcttcagctctgacaggatggtgggggaatggaaggacttatattccttgcagatagctggtcatttgcatccttttatccaaaatttttattgatttttacaacacaacacaacacaacacaaacatatataacacaaacacatattatgtgtttcTATTTACATGTCAATTTCGTTCCACATACTTTCTGCTTTAGTATATACTTTCTGTAttcaccattttttcccctcttttcttatctttatctttaccatccctttatatctagttttattcatttacaatattttatacatttatcatggtggctcaggggctaggacgttgagcttgtcgatcgaaaggtcggcagtttggcagttcaaatccctagtgctgccgtgtaacgggatgagctcccgttacttgtcccagcttctgccaacctagcagttcgaaagcccgtaaaaaatgcaagtagaaaaaataggaaccacctttggtgggaaggtaacagtgttccatgcatctCTGGCATGGCCGCATgaccagagacgtctttggacagcgctggctcttcggctttgaaacggagatgagcaccgccccctagagtcgggaatgactagcacgtatgtgcaagaggaacctttacctttatacatttatcaccttctctttgccatcatttattcatatttacttttcctattctctaaccaatCGTACCACTTAGTCCATACTTGATAgtcttctgtctcttccttttatttctttcgttaattttgcatccttttagagggttgttgaagcacttggaggtttatctgtgtttttccaacctctgaaacctccatttgagaggctagGTGGGACTATATTCAGaggataagacgcacccagattttcaccctctttttggaggGAAAAAGTCATACTCCGAAaaacgaggatgaggaagggtctgagggaagtcctgctttAGCACTTGGCCATAGATGTACCCCTGATACGAGTGACGctgaactggccacacccaccccagccatgcccccctccccccgtctcccctgaggtcaaacacattcctgattcagccctcaatgaaatcgggtTTGACCCCCCTGATCTAAATGGTTCCTTTGATGGTAATaacattttacttttatatactaTTTCGCACTGGAAAAGTCTTCAATtagaatttttcctaattttttttcccaccccAACAACCTTGTAAGGTAGGTTGGTCAGAGAAAGAAGCCCAAAGTCATCTCCACCGCTTTCCTGATCAAGGAGGAACTTGAACTGCAATCTCTATCCAAGTTTGCTATCTTAATCATTGGGCTACCCTCTGTCTTTGCCTTCCCTTCACAGATAGCCGAAGAGATCAGCAAACCGTTGGCTTCCGTGAATAAGATCACCATGGTATCGAGCGGGAACGGAGATGTGGGTGCCGCGAAGATGACCGGGGAAGTCCTGGAAATCATGAATAAACTGCCTGACACTGTTGAGAAACTGACCGGTGTTAGCATCTCTCAGGTATCGCTCAAGGATTGCTGAGCTGCAAGGAGGAAGGGGTGGAGCAAATATAAAGCCCTTATCAGTAGCAACTAGCTAGAGTAAATAGGTAGTTACCTATCCTAGCTTCCATTCCATATTTAGCGGATTAAGTAGAACCCGAAATTTGAGCTGTATGGAAGGAGGAAAAATAATTGGTTGGAGACAAAAGAGGCGCTCCTTAATTAGCCAGAGAGAAATCACAGCTCAAGTGATGAGCAATATCTTGTTGTTATTTCTAGGTTTCATCTCCTGGAAGTAGGTAGCCTGAGGTGCTTTTAATGAGTGTGCTTGCtagggatgctgggagttgtagtttttCAACATTTAATGTGCCACAGATTGCCTatgccagaggtctgcaaacttggctcttttaagacttgtggacttcaactcccagagttcctcagccagcaaagcgggctgaggaactctgggagttgaagtccacaagtcttaaaagagccaagtttgcagacctctggcctATGCCAATGAAGAACATCTCTGTTCTAGCGGCTGTTCCATCTCAGTCAACCTTGCCCAATCTAAACACCTTCCAGAATGAGAGCTCTTTAatttctagaattccccagcgagCATGAGTATTATTGAGATCTCTTGGGGATGAAGAAACATACCtaacagcaatagcaacagcacttagacatatatatcacttgacagtgcttttacagccctctctaagcggtagtcagcatattgctcccaacaatctgggtcctcattttactcacctcggaaggatggaaggctgagtcaaccttgagcctggtgagattcgaactgccaaattgcagtcagccagcagtcagcagaagcagcctgcagtactgcactctaaccactgcaccaccatggctctaattCATATTTCAGTGGGCAAAGTTTCCATGTTCATGGGAgagatgcagaggtgggtttcagcaggtcctgaccagttctggagaacccgtagcaggaattttgagtagttgggagaaccagtagtaaaaattctgattggccccgccccaatctattctctgcctcccaagtcccaactgatcgggaggaaatggggattttgtaatatccttcccctggagtggggtgggaatggagattttacagtatccttcccctgccacgcccaccaagccatgccacgcccacagaaccaagagtaaaaaattttgaaacccaccactgactaaattttaatttttggggtgggtggtgtCTCTCCAGCAGATGAATCAAAGAAAACCAGGACGGATGAACTGACGGCTCAGAAGGACACGGAAAAGTCTTCTTGAGGGTGAACACCCATGAATCATCATCAATATGCACCCATATTTAGCGTTCCTCCTATCGGTGCCCTCCTGTGAATGCCACACCTTTCTTACGGACAAGATTGTTGCATGTCGATCAGTATCTGCAAATGCTGAGGTCTTGTTACTCTGCTGTAGCACCGTGATAGCTGGTGATGTCACAGGGTGGGCCTGTGTAGACCGATGTCCACCATCATTTGTAAAACGGGATCCCTGTTGTTCCTTTCCTTGATGCTGTTTTTGCTACCTGAGCCCGCTGGTCCCTAGATACCTTTTTCCTACAAGTAAGCAGTCCTCAAGGATCTAACAATAGTTCTAGTTCTAAAAAAGGGCTGGGAAGGATTTAAGGATGGAGTAATGGATGAAGGTTGAAACCCAAGatcggtgttttttttaaaggccggGTGGGTGACTTTGTTTCAGGGATTTCTAGCGAGGTGAAGTAATTTAGGGTTTCGTCCAGTCATTTCCCTAAAATGTCTATTTGCCTATGTACAAAGAGGAATTCGGTTTTACAGTCCTTATCAATCCTAGTGATAAGTGCTGGTGGGTAGCCCAGTTCTGTTGATCTAAACCAagggtggggaatgatggccccttttaggacttgtggacttcaactcccagaattcctgagccagccatgctgagttcagccatgctggctcaagaattctgggagtcgaagtccacaagtcctaaaaggggccatcattccccacccctgatctaaccctTCCCAACTTGCTTGATATATCAACATCTCCATGTGTGCCATAGTGTTTGGTGCTACCTGTAGCTAAGAGTCCTCAACCAAGCAAACCTCTTCCTTTTGGGTCTTGGTGTCTTTTTCTTCTGTCCTCACCTCCTCACCTCGCCACCACCCTCACTCTCCCAGTCCTTAATCTCATTTTTAGGGGGGAGCCTGTGTCCACAGCAGCTTTCCTGTGTTAAATCAGAAAGATCTCCCTCATAAGAAGGCAATCCACACAGCAACAGGAGATTCCCTCAGGCTATGAACGTTCTAATAGGCCTCTCTTCTGCCTGCATGTTCATCTCCTCTTAAAATCGTCATCTGAATGTGCCTTATATCTGTTGAACTAACAGATTAGATATACATCATCATTTCCCTAGAAGGGAAAAATACAAAAGGTCCTCATTTTCACTGTCTAGTTATTATTATCTCTGCCCCAAGTTTTTGAAGCTTTTCAGTTTTGTACGGTAACCACTGATGCTCtcacctttgcttcttgtcccaaATTGTTGAAGGAGGCCACCTGCTCATATCTTCATGAAGCACACTTGGTCAGACGGTAGCCATTCTGCAGTGGCTTAAATATCACCCCTGGACCTGTGCTTCAGGATTCACATATGCCATGTTTGGCctacttgcttgcttgtttgttatgGCCTCAGCATGGTGCCTTGTCTATGTTCGTCTGAAGAGTAGGACAGTCCATTCTTCATGCTACTGAGATTATCAACTAAGAATAAAGGCCAAGATTAATTAATGCATCCCGTAGCCCTTCTGTGTATCCATTTCTACTTTCTGGTCCATGTTTTCACCATCTAATATCTGAACCTTGctatgagtacaggtagtcctcaatttacgaccacagttgaccaACTTcatgttgttaaatgaggaatttgttaagtgagttttgcccctattttacgatttttctttccacatttcttaagtgaatcgctgcagttagtaacacaggttgttaagagaatctggttttCCCGCCGACTTGGCTTGTTGggagtttgcaaaaggggatcacatgacccccccccccgggacattgcaaccgtcataaatgtgagtcagttgtctagcatccaaatgtaaatcacgtgaccatgtgcACCAAGCCACTGCAATGTGCCCTATGtcactgcagtggttgtaagtgtgaaaaatggtcacaagtcacttttttcagtcctgttgtaactttgaacggtcactaaacgaactgttgtaagtcgaggactacttgtatagaaAATACATGGCGCAAACTGCATTTCTTCTGTTTTCACATGTGATCCTGCTTTATCAGTATAGATATAATATGAATTTTGTCTGCATCATCTCTAACATTCCTTTGGATTGCAATTGCAgtgattattattatggttggttgcacagtcatccagattaggggtctccaaccttggcaacttgaagacttgtggacttcaactcccagagagacccctgatccagatgattagactgggtttggcatttttttaTCCACAAGTtcctcccaaggacctgggataggcacagAGTGTTGTGGAATATTAAATTTATCatcacagaatgtaagctgttccaggtaaagctgccttttgtaattgaccgaTGCCGATTTTTGTCAATTCCAATGGTGTTCAATGTTGCTTGAGATTGTTATTATCATATCACACATTGATGGTCAATGCAAGAGAGAGAACCTATCTAATACTCCTGCTTTTTatattccccataacaacaaccctgtgaggagggttgggctgagagagactgagtggcccaaaatcacccagccgccTTTCGTGCCTAAGACAAGATTGGAACTCTCAATTTCCTGGCTTAcaggccagcatcttaaccactacaccaaaccggCTCAAACCATGAGTAACCGTGAGTATCTAGGAGCCACAAATTGTATCTCTCTCAatatctaagccaggggtgtcaaactcgtggcccgcaagccagatgcatcatgcgttggccacgcccatccccattttagcgaagggggggtggagttgtgatatgtcacgtgacgatgTCGCGAGCTTgaccacccctggtctaagccatGCAAGCTGCTATGTAAAGAGGTTTGAGCTGTCAGGGATTTTTACTGTGGATAATAAGAGATCATTTAGCTAATTTAGTGGATGGTTTCACATATTCTGTGAAGGCATTAATACCTATTGCTTCATTTGCTTTTTGTTCAGTATGTATGAACCCGGTCCCTTGTTTGTGAATCAAAGTGTATGGCAAAATATATAGATTTAAGACATTAAAATAAACCTTGGTTTTGCGTGATCCATAAATGCAACCGGGCTTGGTACAAGGCAGTGTTGAACCTcagcaacttcaagatgtgtggacttcaacccccagaatatcCCAGCCAGCATAAGTGGAATAACACAACCTTCTATGGGTGACCCATCTAGCCAAAAATGCTCCATCTAGCAAGTGGGCCGTTTACACCTTGCTGCAAAGAGGAAGTGTGACTCCGAAAGGGGAGACGGGAGGGCATCTTTCCAAGTCCAACGCAAATTCAGAGCACACACGACTGTTTTAAATAGAAATACAAGGTATTGGACACAAATGGGGATGCTTACCAGCTTCATCCAACTTCCCAAACGTGCTGTTGATGCATATATAACCAAATTCTCGGTCTAAGGTTGCAGTCTGAATCTGGTTGTCTAAAAAACAGTTTTGTCCATGCTGGTgggttgcagaggtgggtttcagcaggttctgaccagttctggagaaccagtagtggaaattttgagtagtttggagaactggtagtaaaaattctgactggcgccacccccatctattctctgcctcccgagtcccagttgatcgggaggaaatggggattttacagtaattttcccctagagtggggtgggaatggagattttacagtatccatcccctgccatgcccaccaagccatgccacacccacagaaccggtaataaaatattgtgaaacccaccactggtgagttGGGATTACAGCTTCCACAATTGCTGGCACTGAATGTTCTggagcagtggcccccaacctgttgggcaccagggactggttccatagaAGTTTTTTTCCGTGGACCGAAGGGAGTGTGGTTTCTGCGGATGGGGATTTGCTTGTTTGcgcagcctggtttctggcatgctgcttcCCGGTGCCTATCCTCAGACCGGGGTTTgggggacccctgttctggaggccTCCACACACACACTCGGAAGGCGTCCCCTTG
This genomic window from Ahaetulla prasina isolate Xishuangbanna chromosome 2, ASM2864084v1, whole genome shotgun sequence contains:
- the FLOT1 gene encoding flotillin-1 isoform X1 — its product is MFFTCGPNEAMVVSGFCRSPPVMIAGGRVFVVPCVQQIQRISLNTLTLNVKSEKVYTRHGVPISVTGIAQVKIQGQNKEMLAAACQMFLGKSEPEIAHIALETLEGHQRAIMAHMTVEEIYKDRQKFSEQVFKVASSDLVNMGISVVSYTLKDIHDDQDYLHSLGKARTAQVQKDARIGEAEAKRDAGIKEAKAKQEKLSAQFMNDIEMAKAHRDFELKKATYDIEVNTRKAESDLAYQLQVAKTKQKIEEEKMQVLVVERTQQIQIQEQEMIRKERELEAQVKKPAEAERYRLEKLAEAERTQLIMQAEAEAEAIRVKGEAQAYAVEAKARADAEQMSKKAEAFKQYQEVAMVDMLLEKLPEIAEEISKPLASVNKITMVSSGNGDVGAAKMTGEVLEIMNKLPDTVEKLTGVSISQQMNQRKPGRMN
- the FLOT1 gene encoding flotillin-1 isoform X2, which translates into the protein MFFTCGPNEAMVVSGFCRSPPVMIAGGRVFVVPCVQQIQRISLNTLTLNVKSEKVYTRHGVPISVTGIAQVKIQGQNKEMLAAACQMFLGKSEPEIAHIALETLEGHQRAIMAHMTVEEIYKDRQKFSEQVFKVASSDLVNMGISVVSYTLKDIHDDQDYLHSLGKARTAQVQKDARIGEAEAKRDAGIKEAKAKQEKLSAQFMNDIEMAKAHRDFELKKATYDIEVNTRKAESDLAYQLQVAKTKQKIEEEKMQVLVVERTQQIQIQEQEMIRKERELEAQVKKPAEAERYRLEKLAEAERTQLIMQAEAEAEAIRVKGEAQAYAVEAKARADAEQMSKKAEAFKQYQEVAMVDMLLEKLPEIAEEISKPLASVNKITMVSSGNGDVGAAKMTGEVLEIMNKLPDTVEKLTGVSISQMNQRKPGRMN